In the Leptospira sp. WS4.C2 genome, one interval contains:
- the purQ gene encoding phosphoribosylformylglycinamidine synthase subunit PurQ produces MKVRVVTFPGSNCDKDVGTVLASEFGATVDYTWYKDSFTDLPDLVVLPGGFSFGDYLRCGAMAKFSNAMESVVSYAKKGGKVLGVCNGFQILTESGLLPGALLHNRTLKYICKDVDLIPVPENKLTKGLQGNLSIPIAHGEGAYFADSDTLERLEKNGQVVFRYKENPNGSLHDIAGICNEEGNVLGMMPHPERAVNPYTGKMDGKQILEALLKK; encoded by the coding sequence ATGAAGGTTCGAGTTGTCACCTTTCCGGGTTCCAATTGTGATAAGGATGTGGGGACAGTCCTCGCATCCGAATTTGGTGCTACGGTAGACTACACTTGGTATAAGGATTCTTTTACTGACCTTCCAGACCTTGTGGTCCTTCCCGGTGGATTTTCTTTTGGAGATTATTTGCGATGCGGGGCCATGGCCAAGTTTTCCAATGCCATGGAATCTGTTGTATCTTATGCCAAAAAAGGGGGAAAGGTTTTGGGAGTTTGTAACGGATTCCAAATTTTGACAGAATCGGGACTCCTTCCGGGAGCACTCCTTCATAACCGAACTCTCAAATACATTTGTAAAGATGTAGATCTCATTCCTGTTCCAGAAAACAAATTAACCAAGGGACTTCAGGGGAATCTAAGTATCCCCATCGCTCATGGAGAAGGGGCTTACTTTGCAGATTCGGATACTTTAGAACGATTAGAAAAAAACGGACAAGTGGTCTTTCGTTATAAAGAAAATCCGAATGGATCCTTACATGATATCGCAGGGATTTGTAATGAAGAGGGAAATGTTTTGGGAATGATGCCTCATCCAGAACGAGCAGTGAATCCCTATACCGGTAAGATGGACGGGAAACAAATCCTAGAAGCACTATTAAAAAAATAA
- the purS gene encoding phosphoribosylformylglycinamidine synthase subunit PurS, which translates to MFVAKINVTLKESVLDPQGQTVLRTLHDQGKNSVADLRVGKYIEMKIDAGSQSEAEALAKEICESVLVNQVIETYRLVVEKI; encoded by the coding sequence ATGTTTGTCGCAAAAATAAATGTTACCCTCAAAGAATCCGTTCTTGACCCACAAGGACAAACGGTTCTCCGCACCCTGCACGACCAAGGGAAAAATTCAGTCGCTGACCTAAGAGTAGGAAAATACATCGAAATGAAAATCGATGCGGGCTCGCAGTCAGAAGCAGAAGCACTAGCAAAAGAAATTTGTGAATCGGTGCTCGTCAACCAGGTGATAGAGACATACCGTTTGGTTGTGGAAAAGATATGA
- a CDS encoding phosphoribosylaminoimidazolesuccinocarboxamide synthase, which yields MIPTPSYKGKVRDVYDLGDSLLLVATDRISAFDVVFQEPVLDKGKILTRISTAWFRQFPNIANHLVTDDVSQFPPPFQKEESLEGRSVLVKKAKRIDFECVVRGYLTGSAWKEYKTEGTIAHVPYPKGLLESHQFETPIFTPARKNDSGHDENVSESTMEKEVGEKLFSELKELSLYLYNTAHALMAKQGILLCDTKFEFGLIDGKPILIDEILTPDSSRYWDASTYELGKTPASFDKQILRNWLESTDWDKNPPAPHLPESLILELRKKYLELEDKITLCLSQK from the coding sequence ATGATTCCAACTCCCAGTTATAAGGGTAAAGTAAGAGATGTTTATGATTTAGGGGATTCTCTCCTTCTTGTGGCCACAGACCGTATCTCTGCTTTTGATGTTGTTTTTCAGGAACCTGTTTTAGACAAAGGAAAAATCCTGACACGAATTTCGACTGCTTGGTTTCGGCAGTTTCCGAATATTGCCAACCATTTGGTTACCGATGATGTCTCTCAGTTTCCCCCTCCTTTCCAAAAAGAAGAGTCCCTCGAAGGTCGGTCGGTTCTAGTCAAAAAAGCAAAACGGATCGATTTTGAATGTGTGGTTCGTGGGTATTTGACTGGGTCTGCTTGGAAGGAATACAAAACGGAAGGAACCATTGCCCATGTTCCTTATCCCAAGGGTCTACTTGAATCCCATCAATTTGAAACTCCTATTTTCACACCGGCACGGAAAAATGATTCCGGTCATGATGAGAATGTAAGTGAATCCACAATGGAAAAGGAAGTAGGGGAAAAACTTTTTAGCGAACTAAAAGAACTCTCTCTTTATTTATACAACACGGCTCATGCTTTAATGGCAAAACAGGGAATCCTTCTTTGTGATACCAAATTTGAATTTGGACTCATCGATGGAAAACCGATCCTCATCGATGAAATCCTGACACCGGATTCTTCCAGGTATTGGGACGCATCCACTTATGAGCTCGGGAAAACTCCGGCCAGTTTTGATAAACAAATCCTAAGAAATTGGCTAGAATCCACCGATTGGGACAAAAATCCACCGGCTCCCCATTTGCCCGAATCCTTGATCCTGGAACTACGTAAAAAATACTTGGAATTGGAAGATAAAATCACGCTATGTTTGTCGCAAAAATAA
- a CDS encoding PP2C family protein-serine/threonine phosphatase, producing MGKEESAHTILIVDDVPENVELLKYLLQQEGFKTYTAFSAEEARLVLLNTAIDTLLLDVNMPVQDGFSFCRELRTMDQFKLLPILFITSIEREVGFQEAMKNGGDDFINKPFNKRELVAKIHSVIRLKDLQDELYRQKSKYEKELQTARRVQDQLIPEKSFIWNGIKAQTLFHPYLQIGGDFVDSWIEEKKLHIVIADCSGHGPSAALIGAMFKMQLFNLVSSMGLRERVEHLRKNMELVLPEDYAITFCYAILDQDLKLSYINGGHPAPIVYIDGETKFLKGMSPMIMGINFITNDEVQTVQLKTGSLFFMYTDGASEAMNPKSEYITEDGMKDIFHESVKSGADILQTVQTKILEFCGSSTPSDDMAMVCIQL from the coding sequence ATGGGAAAAGAAGAATCGGCTCATACCATCCTCATTGTAGATGATGTTCCAGAAAATGTGGAACTTTTGAAATACCTTTTGCAACAAGAGGGTTTCAAAACCTATACTGCCTTTTCTGCAGAAGAAGCTCGTCTTGTTCTATTAAATACCGCTATCGATACACTCCTATTAGATGTGAATATGCCTGTCCAGGACGGTTTTTCCTTTTGTCGGGAACTGCGCACCATGGACCAGTTCAAACTCCTTCCGATTCTTTTTATCACTTCGATAGAAAGGGAAGTTGGATTTCAAGAAGCAATGAAAAATGGTGGGGATGATTTTATCAACAAACCATTTAACAAAAGAGAGTTGGTCGCCAAAATCCATTCAGTGATTCGGTTGAAAGACTTACAAGACGAGTTGTACAGACAAAAAAGTAAATACGAAAAAGAATTACAAACTGCAAGACGGGTCCAGGACCAACTAATTCCAGAAAAAAGTTTTATCTGGAATGGAATCAAAGCCCAAACTTTGTTTCATCCTTATTTACAAATTGGTGGGGACTTTGTGGATTCTTGGATCGAAGAAAAAAAACTTCATATCGTCATTGCCGATTGTTCTGGGCATGGTCCAAGTGCAGCTCTTATTGGTGCCATGTTTAAGATGCAACTTTTTAACCTGGTATCGAGTATGGGACTTAGAGAACGAGTGGAGCACCTGAGAAAAAATATGGAGTTAGTCCTTCCTGAAGACTATGCCATTACTTTTTGTTATGCGATCCTTGATCAAGACCTAAAACTTTCTTATATCAATGGGGGTCATCCCGCTCCCATAGTTTATATCGACGGGGAAACCAAATTCCTAAAAGGAATGAGTCCCATGATTATGGGTATCAATTTTATAACCAACGATGAAGTACAGACCGTTCAGTTAAAAACAGGATCTTTGTTTTTTATGTATACGGATGGGGCCAGTGAAGCAATGAACCCAAAATCGGAATACATTACAGAAGACGGAATGAAGGATATTTTTCATGAATCCGTAAAGTCGGGAGCAGACATTTTACAAACTGTTCAGACTAAAATTTTAGAATTCTGTGGGTCTTCCACTCCTAGTGATGATATGGCGATGGTGTGTATACAATTATGA
- the ccsA gene encoding cytochrome c biogenesis protein CcsA codes for MERKIRIFHPAFDIGFYLVVCTSLVFAVFTSLVYPNVILEQGLSHRIFYFHVPVAWVALYGPILSFLFSLIFLFTRNMLWDRLAFTANQLSFLFAVGVLFSGPIWAYSAWGVPWDKTDARLQSFFILCISLLSYFIFRYLVPAKTKKAILSAYLSVLCAVSAILTWGAIRWIENPGNHPSSVLGKGGMDSDMKQSMWLGVIAFHFLFLFLFLVSNRSEKIHDIRSKLKSELE; via the coding sequence ATGGAACGTAAGATTCGGATATTTCACCCAGCTTTCGACATTGGTTTTTATCTCGTTGTATGTACGTCACTGGTTTTTGCTGTTTTTACTTCTTTAGTGTATCCAAACGTCATTTTAGAACAGGGATTAAGTCACCGAATTTTTTACTTTCACGTTCCAGTCGCCTGGGTTGCGTTATATGGCCCCATTCTTTCCTTTCTTTTTTCTTTGATTTTTCTTTTTACTCGAAATATGCTTTGGGATAGACTTGCATTTACTGCAAACCAACTTTCTTTTTTGTTTGCGGTAGGGGTTTTGTTTTCCGGTCCCATTTGGGCCTATAGTGCTTGGGGCGTTCCTTGGGATAAAACAGATGCTAGGTTGCAGTCGTTTTTTATACTCTGTATTTCCCTATTAAGTTATTTTATCTTCCGTTATTTAGTTCCTGCAAAAACTAAAAAAGCCATCCTTTCTGCCTATCTTTCAGTCCTTTGTGCGGTAAGTGCCATCTTAACTTGGGGGGCCATTCGTTGGATCGAAAATCCAGGAAACCATCCGAGCAGTGTCCTTGGCAAGGGGGGGATGGATTCTGATATGAAACAAAGTATGTGGCTCGGTGTGATTGCTTTTCACTTCTTATTTCTTTTCCTTTTTCTTGTTTCCAACCGAAGTGAAAAAATCCATGATATCAGATCCAAACTGAAATCGGAACTGGAATAA
- a CDS encoding heme exporter protein CcmB, with amino-acid sequence MLLTLLKKEFYLIGRSLGGVVSLFTLSVSVVFIFYTSIEVNEMLSERSIRGIKWAIIFLLNFVIVSQSLWEERESMGWEASLSFVSPISLYLAKSLAIWFCTILVNGALVLVLSVFFQNMSIDRYWGEWLFANLGSGCLVFLGVSLGLIAFESRLKEIIIPLLQLPFSIPLFLFGLEAEHRYWLEPGFYLPSVGLLLFFMLFYATLGSVMIEILRNEH; translated from the coding sequence TTGTTACTCACCTTACTTAAAAAAGAATTTTATCTGATAGGCCGGTCGCTTGGGGGAGTGGTTTCTCTTTTTACCTTAAGTGTATCGGTTGTGTTTATTTTTTATACCTCGATTGAAGTGAATGAAATGTTGTCCGAACGTAGTATTCGCGGAATCAAATGGGCCATCATTTTTTTACTCAACTTTGTGATCGTAAGCCAAAGTCTTTGGGAAGAAAGAGAATCGATGGGTTGGGAAGCAAGCCTCTCCTTTGTGAGTCCCATTTCTTTGTATCTGGCTAAGTCCCTTGCCATTTGGTTTTGCACCATTTTAGTCAACGGAGCCCTTGTTCTTGTCCTTTCCGTTTTTTTTCAAAACATGAGTATCGACCGGTATTGGGGAGAGTGGCTTTTTGCCAACTTGGGGAGTGGGTGTTTGGTGTTTCTTGGAGTATCACTCGGCCTCATTGCCTTTGAAAGTCGTTTGAAGGAAATCATCATTCCTCTTTTGCAACTCCCATTTTCCATTCCCCTCTTTCTTTTTGGATTGGAAGCTGAACATAGGTATTGGTTGGAACCAGGGTTTTACCTACCTTCCGTGGGACTTCTTTTGTTTTTTATGTTATTTTACGCTACTCTTGGTTCGGTGATGATTGAGATTCTACGGAATGAGCATTAA
- a CDS encoding ATP-binding cassette domain-containing protein gives MNQTLLETKALTITVGEKVLLREINLSFFKTGLVAVLGENGAGKSTLLKEIYHHSLSSPKWDWKEGKKKITYLGHELGFYSSLSLEENLDYFSKLDEVTVDHSKRSRLLEAFRLQKRIWDPIHTFSRGMKQKVAILRALLSSAEVVLFDEPFTGLDADSSKVLSELLNEESKSRLILIVLHSIPKELECNSQLQIEKGGVFVTHLT, from the coding sequence ATGAACCAAACCCTTTTGGAAACAAAAGCGCTTACTATTACTGTCGGCGAAAAGGTCTTACTGAGAGAGATCAATCTCTCTTTTTTTAAGACTGGGCTTGTGGCAGTTCTCGGTGAGAACGGAGCAGGAAAGTCCACCCTCTTAAAAGAAATCTACCACCACTCCCTTTCCTCTCCGAAATGGGACTGGAAAGAGGGCAAAAAAAAAATTACCTATCTGGGTCATGAACTCGGGTTTTATTCCTCACTCAGTTTAGAAGAAAATTTAGATTATTTTTCCAAGTTAGATGAGGTTACAGTCGATCATTCGAAACGAAGCCGGCTTTTGGAGGCCTTTCGTTTGCAGAAACGAATTTGGGATCCCATCCATACCTTTTCTCGTGGAATGAAACAAAAAGTAGCAATTCTAAGAGCCTTACTTTCTTCAGCAGAAGTGGTTTTATTTGATGAGCCTTTTACTGGTTTGGATGCGGATTCTTCAAAAGTTTTGAGTGAACTCTTAAATGAAGAATCAAAATCAAGACTCATTTTAATTGTTCTCCATTCCATTCCCAAGGAACTAGAATGCAACTCCCAATTACAAATTGAGAAGGGGGGAGTGTTTGTTACTCACCTTACTTAA
- a CDS encoding tetratricopeptide repeat protein: MFFRSFSLALLFFFPTLIWGQKLIGNQEYPEILWGKDQESDTSDFPNGSFIYHKDDFILARGKLFQGEPPKSNGSFTYGNEIVTNSGKWNNDTMELLLNGKSNTRTEVIKRLEAGVRFDPQFFPFRYNLGRLYSLEMKYDKALVEFEYAKAEMPEYFKTYLHIAILSEITRQIYYAIMNYKLAVEKNPYDTEALIRLSDHYLATGLKNRALLYLKKALTIEEESPNVKLGFARLEMEKGNFHIAYKIFSRTTLTTAEGKPKPYDKKFHYYFAETASKVTDYETAEEEYTKMLSFTNDPFFATVSSKVIARRRDIAKKFAEAKRTQLDDSEEEAAPTNE, translated from the coding sequence ATGTTCTTCCGTAGCTTCAGTCTCGCACTTCTGTTTTTTTTCCCTACACTGATTTGGGGACAAAAACTCATAGGGAACCAGGAATACCCTGAGATACTTTGGGGTAAGGACCAAGAGTCCGATACCTCTGATTTTCCGAATGGATCCTTTATCTACCACAAAGACGACTTCATTCTCGCACGCGGGAAACTCTTCCAAGGCGAACCACCGAAATCCAACGGAAGTTTTACCTATGGGAACGAGATCGTCACCAATTCCGGAAAGTGGAACAACGATACAATGGAACTTTTGTTAAATGGAAAATCCAATACCCGGACAGAAGTGATCAAACGATTGGAGGCTGGCGTTCGTTTTGATCCCCAATTTTTTCCCTTCCGGTACAACTTGGGAAGATTGTATTCATTGGAGATGAAATACGATAAAGCATTAGTGGAATTTGAATATGCCAAAGCAGAAATGCCAGAATATTTCAAAACTTATCTTCATATCGCCATTCTTTCTGAAATCACCCGTCAGATCTATTATGCCATAATGAACTACAAATTGGCTGTGGAAAAAAATCCCTATGACACAGAAGCCCTGATCCGACTCTCCGATCACTATTTGGCAACCGGACTTAAAAACCGGGCTCTTCTTTATTTAAAAAAAGCTCTGACTATTGAAGAAGAAAGCCCCAATGTAAAATTGGGATTTGCCCGACTAGAAATGGAAAAAGGAAATTTTCATATTGCCTATAAAATTTTTAGCCGCACCACTCTCACAACGGCAGAAGGAAAACCAAAACCCTACGATAAAAAATTTCATTATTACTTTGCTGAAACGGCATCGAAAGTAACCGACTATGAAACAGCTGAAGAAGAATATACGAAGATGTTAAGTTTTACCAATGATCCATTTTTTGCGACCGTATCTTCCAAAGTGATTGCAAGACGGCGCGACATTGCTAAAAAATTTGCAGAGGCCAAACGAACTCAATTAGATGATTCAGAAGAGGAAGCAGCTCCAACAAACGAATGA
- a CDS encoding ABC transporter ATP-binding protein, whose product MFTLKNISVRVADRSLLRNINLTAKPKEITGLVGKSGSGKSTLFRLALGLLTKADGYECDGTISWNGENLTSGQNPKLQPVFQDPHGSFSPFGTMRELLLEPARIKNQFFLTSEIKAKEWDRIETYCERFDLSKILLNKTKQELSGGQLQRFAILRALLTSPEYLLLDEPVTALDVLVQKKISEELKEINAKDNLGMFLVSHDLGFLSYMCDTIFVLDGGEIVESGRAKEILSNPKSQLLKSLLLARNHSFVGAASSSESSN is encoded by the coding sequence ATGTTTACTCTTAAAAATATTTCCGTTCGTGTGGCGGATCGTTCCTTATTACGAAATATCAACTTAACCGCAAAGCCAAAAGAAATCACGGGCCTTGTGGGAAAGTCAGGTTCTGGAAAATCAACTTTGTTTCGATTGGCACTGGGACTCCTGACAAAAGCCGATGGTTATGAATGCGATGGCACCATATCCTGGAATGGAGAAAACCTTACCTCTGGACAAAACCCAAAACTCCAGCCGGTATTCCAAGACCCTCACGGCAGTTTTTCTCCCTTTGGCACAATGCGAGAATTATTACTCGAACCGGCCCGTATCAAAAATCAATTTTTCTTAACGAGTGAAATTAAGGCGAAAGAATGGGATCGAATTGAAACCTACTGTGAAAGGTTTGATCTCTCCAAAATATTGTTAAATAAAACAAAACAAGAGTTAAGTGGCGGTCAACTGCAAAGATTTGCCATTCTTCGTGCCTTACTCACTTCACCCGAATACCTTCTTTTGGATGAGCCGGTCACTGCTCTCGATGTGCTTGTCCAAAAAAAAATTTCCGAAGAATTAAAGGAAATTAATGCAAAGGATAATTTGGGAATGTTTCTTGTTTCCCATGATTTAGGATTTTTGTCTTATATGTGTGATACGATTTTTGTTTTGGATGGAGGTGAAATTGTTGAGTCTGGCAGAGCAAAAGAAATTCTCTCAAACCCGAAATCGCAACTTTTAAAGAGTTTGCTTCTGGCAAGAAATCATTCGTTTGTTGGAGCTGCTTCCTCTTCTGAATCATCTAATTGA
- a CDS encoding hydroxymethylglutaryl-CoA lyase, translating into MEQIKITEVGPRDGLQNEKTILSTQDKFEFVSRLVESGIKNIELTSFVRKDRIPQMGDAIELAGLVLPKFQNQVQFSCLTPNAKGYEGAKESGFSEVAVFTATSETFTKKNINMTIQESLDFFKPIFRLAKADGIKVRGYISTVIACPYEGKIKPEQTLEIAERLLEAGVYEISLGETIGVAVPTEVESLLEVLLKKIPTAHLAGHFHDTYGMAIANIKQSLSMGLRSFDSSAGGLGGCPYAKGAAGNVATEDLVYFLHKEGHATGIQLDSLIKASQFMEERIGRKLTSRTYVAMKNVD; encoded by the coding sequence TTGGAACAAATTAAAATCACAGAAGTGGGACCAAGAGATGGACTACAAAACGAAAAAACCATTCTCTCAACTCAGGATAAATTCGAATTCGTATCTCGTCTAGTAGAAAGTGGAATCAAAAATATCGAACTCACTTCCTTTGTACGCAAAGATCGAATTCCTCAAATGGGTGATGCCATAGAACTTGCTGGCCTTGTCCTTCCTAAGTTCCAAAACCAAGTCCAATTTTCTTGTCTGACTCCCAATGCCAAAGGGTATGAAGGAGCCAAAGAGTCCGGTTTTTCTGAAGTTGCTGTCTTCACCGCCACCTCAGAGACATTTACCAAAAAAAATATCAATATGACAATTCAAGAGAGTTTGGATTTTTTTAAACCCATCTTTCGTTTGGCGAAGGCCGATGGAATCAAAGTGCGAGGGTATATCTCGACAGTCATTGCCTGTCCCTACGAAGGAAAAATCAAACCAGAACAAACCTTAGAGATCGCAGAACGCCTGCTAGAAGCTGGTGTTTATGAAATTTCATTGGGCGAAACCATCGGAGTGGCTGTTCCCACAGAAGTAGAATCTCTTTTAGAGGTCCTCTTAAAAAAAATTCCAACGGCTCATCTTGCAGGCCACTTTCATGATACTTATGGAATGGCTATCGCCAATATAAAACAATCACTGAGTATGGGACTTCGGAGTTTTGATAGTTCGGCGGGAGGACTCGGTGGTTGTCCTTATGCCAAAGGGGCAGCAGGAAACGTAGCCACAGAAGACTTGGTTTATTTTCTCCATAAGGAAGGCCATGCTACTGGAATCCAATTGGATTCTCTTATCAAAGCAAGCCAGTTTATGGAAGAAAGGATTGGAAGAAAACTAACTTCTAGAACTTATGTTGCGATGAAGAATGTCGATTGA
- a CDS encoding TIGR02757 family protein has protein sequence MSIDFELLHSKLEALKNKYQNLTYLDSDPICFPKQYKDPLDIEVASLISCLYAYGNVKSIQGFLKPLFVLLGPSPYQTLRDSGSEFQSLLQGLKVYRFQTKKDNQVFFQTLASLIAKSNGKTPIFESLFLDADNKFQEGTSIQKFQSIWEKELMNSYGKESLSYGLQFLIGKSTAKSPKKRLSLFLRWMVRTSYPDFGIYKKIKPNQIPFPLDVHIQKLIRILGITSRNSFGVSDAYLIKDFFMKIIPDDPLLYDFYLTRVGIIEKCKAEYQKGVCEKCYLREVCLVVPRGIEPRLQG, from the coding sequence ATGTCGATTGATTTTGAACTTCTTCATTCTAAGTTAGAAGCTCTTAAAAACAAATACCAAAACCTTACCTATCTAGATTCAGATCCTATCTGTTTTCCGAAACAATACAAAGATCCCTTGGATATTGAAGTGGCCTCTTTGATTTCCTGTCTTTATGCTTATGGGAATGTCAAAAGCATCCAAGGTTTTTTAAAACCTCTATTTGTCCTTCTCGGCCCTTCTCCCTACCAAACCTTGCGTGACTCTGGCTCCGAATTCCAATCCCTTCTCCAAGGTTTAAAAGTGTATCGGTTTCAAACGAAAAAGGACAACCAAGTATTCTTCCAAACACTCGCAAGTCTGATAGCAAAGTCTAACGGGAAAACTCCAATTTTCGAATCCTTGTTCCTCGATGCAGACAACAAGTTTCAGGAAGGAACCTCTATACAAAAATTCCAAAGTATTTGGGAGAAAGAACTGATGAATTCCTATGGAAAGGAATCCTTAAGTTACGGACTGCAATTCCTAATTGGAAAATCCACAGCAAAGTCCCCAAAAAAACGCCTTTCCTTATTTTTACGATGGATGGTGAGAACCTCTTATCCTGATTTTGGAATTTATAAGAAAATCAAACCCAATCAAATTCCCTTCCCTTTGGATGTACATATCCAAAAGTTAATTCGAATTTTAGGCATCACCTCTCGCAATAGTTTTGGAGTGAGTGATGCTTACCTGATAAAAGATTTTTTTATGAAAATCATACCCGACGATCCCTTGTTATACGACTTTTACTTAACTCGGGTGGGAATCATAGAAAAATGCAAAGCAGAGTATCAGAAAGGCGTTTGTGAAAAATGTTATTTGAGGGAGGTTTGTTTGGTAGTGCCACGGGGAATTGAACCCCGATTGCAAGGATGA
- a CDS encoding adenylosuccinate synthase has product MPANLVVGAQWGDEGKAKVIDYLSKDTDIIVRYQGGANAGHTVVVGGKKYVFHLVPSGIIYDNTVCVIGNGVVLDPEYFLKECADLESHGFRVKEKLLISDSCHILLPYHRLIDEAREAGSSPERKIGTTKKGIGMCYADKMLRNGVRAGDLLDKENLKRKLTHILEVKNQELVKYYDLEPVNINEMYDFLLDFADKIGKNIVNTVYYLNSELEKGKRVLLEGAQGTGLDIDFGTYPYVTSSNPTTGGALAGSGVSFRYLKDVIGITKAYATRVGEGPFPSEIFGEPGDVLRKLGGEYGSTTGRPRRCGWFDVQMIKHAVTVNGINSLVLTKIDVLSHYDSIPVVVGYEYKGKKLDFFPSQGLEDVKPLFVEFKGWKDDISGINTFSKLPPLCQDYIKSLQELVHTKIGIVSTGPDRDHTIIMD; this is encoded by the coding sequence ATGCCTGCAAATTTAGTTGTCGGAGCACAATGGGGTGATGAGGGAAAGGCAAAGGTAATTGATTATCTTTCCAAAGATACAGATATCATTGTTCGGTACCAAGGTGGTGCGAACGCGGGTCATACCGTCGTTGTGGGTGGAAAGAAATACGTTTTCCATCTTGTACCTTCTGGAATTATATATGACAATACCGTTTGTGTCATTGGGAACGGAGTAGTTCTTGATCCTGAATATTTTCTAAAAGAATGTGCTGATTTGGAATCTCACGGGTTTCGAGTGAAAGAAAAATTGCTCATCAGTGATTCTTGTCATATCCTTTTGCCTTACCATCGTTTGATTGATGAAGCAAGAGAAGCAGGTTCTTCTCCAGAAAGAAAGATCGGAACGACTAAGAAGGGAATCGGAATGTGTTACGCAGACAAAATGCTTCGTAACGGAGTTCGAGCCGGTGACCTTTTAGATAAAGAAAATCTAAAAAGAAAACTCACACATATCTTGGAAGTGAAAAACCAAGAGCTAGTGAAGTATTATGATTTAGAACCAGTCAATATCAATGAAATGTATGATTTCCTTTTGGATTTTGCTGACAAAATCGGCAAAAACATAGTAAACACAGTGTATTATTTAAATTCTGAGTTAGAAAAAGGCAAACGAGTTTTATTGGAAGGGGCACAAGGAACGGGTCTTGACATTGATTTCGGAACCTATCCTTATGTAACTAGTTCCAATCCCACAACAGGCGGGGCTCTCGCAGGTTCAGGAGTGAGTTTTCGGTATTTAAAAGATGTGATTGGAATTACCAAAGCTTATGCGACTCGAGTAGGAGAAGGTCCATTCCCATCAGAGATTTTTGGGGAACCTGGTGACGTATTGCGGAAGTTAGGTGGCGAATACGGATCCACTACAGGTAGACCTAGAAGATGTGGTTGGTTTGATGTGCAAATGATCAAACATGCGGTGACTGTGAATGGAATCAATTCCCTTGTCCTTACAAAAATAGATGTTTTAAGTCATTATGATTCCATTCCAGTTGTTGTGGGTTATGAATACAAAGGTAAGAAGTTGGATTTTTTCCCATCCCAAGGTTTAGAAGACGTCAAACCGTTGTTTGTTGAATTCAAAGGTTGGAAGGATGATATTTCTGGAATCAATACCTTTTCGAAGTTGCCTCCACTTTGTCAAGATTACATCAAGTCCTTACAAGAGTTGGTACATACAAAAATTGGTATTGTTTCGACCGGGCCGGATCGTGATCACACGATCATCATGGATTAA